One genomic segment of Stigmatella erecta includes these proteins:
- a CDS encoding YecA family protein: MGQKKKKKREQGKVKIKPDEVFSAGPLTMARFGRFLHTQTRWDPAAFQRMREKMPEMRQKLTSDMAKQINECSGIVAACDPLPLLFSIFLKNNLADMETYSEPEHEGRESYVEYAQSLIMSVPNHGTQQATEEQAERFETLVKSIVDSCMFFFMFKDMNPNSSFAVHETQFLGMMRHLAIRGSSFLEHDTELIQALFSAHDPFFQRHNLPTTGQFLSICNDINKGVMDAIHAHGKLMSKFKKLHEEFISLTDKSPELSLEEAMSQIRSSPLGVECRSQMQSMRSKGGYPEFEVTLPDPTGFLRDKLSLSVGENSGFLTFKKSPGWPSNDSRIFERPLIQKDGKLYCPNTTLLMRNRAHILEGLIKEIDPEYYKTKYVEVRGKTIEKLTLGHLARLLPGAQIFPNVYYSTTENGLVRRFESDGLILFDDVLFVVEMKAGPFSDAAMRGAEKTLKSDLSHLVGEPYTQATRTLRFIQDHLPARFEREDGTEAVTIKSLEQFRSVYMVNVTLADIGHVSARLNSAKEMGLVDGRTWPWSVFINDLRVISELLESPTEFLLYLERRLALNELPQVSTIDELDYLAMFLNEGLYYRKEELAGLHRFSPVGYTVPIERYYNHLAGRVSSGEKPRLKMSDWYRNLMSEIEATGAPRRFLVSTLLLSLDGTARDEIEGVVQKFVAVTRTEGKEHTFTQVIKEASSLVVLVTSPTGAIDEAKVRQYTNLKRHQTGVSSAVVLVFRASDSKLQRFLVDDAPVQPTAQLEQNLEHFAQRKYGAYLAEHKRPPSRNEQCPCGSGKKFKKCCLGRVAG, from the coding sequence ATGGGACAAAAGAAGAAAAAAAAGAGAGAACAGGGAAAGGTCAAAATCAAGCCGGACGAGGTCTTCTCGGCAGGCCCCTTGACCATGGCCAGATTCGGCCGCTTCCTTCATACGCAGACCCGGTGGGACCCAGCCGCCTTCCAGCGCATGCGGGAGAAGATGCCGGAGATGAGGCAGAAGTTGACCTCCGACATGGCGAAGCAGATCAACGAGTGCAGCGGCATCGTCGCGGCATGCGATCCGCTCCCGCTGTTGTTTTCCATCTTCCTCAAGAACAACCTTGCGGACATGGAGACCTACTCCGAGCCGGAACACGAGGGTCGTGAATCGTACGTCGAGTATGCCCAGAGCCTGATCATGTCGGTTCCCAACCACGGGACCCAGCAGGCGACAGAAGAGCAGGCCGAGCGATTCGAGACGCTCGTGAAGTCCATCGTTGACAGCTGCATGTTCTTTTTCATGTTCAAAGACATGAACCCCAACTCGTCATTCGCCGTCCACGAAACGCAGTTCCTGGGGATGATGCGGCATCTGGCAATTCGCGGCTCCTCGTTTCTGGAGCACGACACGGAGCTGATACAAGCGCTCTTCTCTGCGCACGATCCGTTCTTTCAACGACACAATCTCCCCACCACCGGTCAGTTCCTCTCAATCTGCAACGACATCAACAAAGGCGTCATGGATGCCATTCACGCCCACGGCAAGTTGATGTCGAAATTCAAAAAGCTGCACGAAGAGTTCATTTCACTGACCGACAAAAGCCCGGAACTGTCGCTCGAAGAGGCCATGTCGCAGATCAGGAGTTCTCCCTTGGGCGTCGAGTGTCGCAGCCAGATGCAGTCCATGCGGTCGAAGGGTGGGTATCCGGAGTTCGAGGTGACCCTGCCGGACCCCACCGGCTTCCTGCGCGACAAGCTCTCATTGTCTGTCGGCGAGAATTCCGGCTTCCTGACGTTCAAGAAATCCCCCGGATGGCCCTCCAATGACAGCCGGATCTTTGAGCGCCCGTTGATCCAGAAAGACGGGAAGCTGTACTGCCCCAACACGACTCTCCTCATGAGAAACAGGGCCCACATCCTGGAGGGACTGATCAAGGAAATAGATCCAGAGTATTACAAGACGAAGTACGTCGAAGTGCGTGGAAAAACCATCGAGAAACTCACGCTTGGGCACCTCGCGCGCTTGTTGCCGGGCGCCCAAATCTTTCCGAACGTCTATTACAGCACGACAGAGAACGGTTTGGTTCGGCGATTCGAATCCGATGGCCTGATCTTGTTCGACGACGTGCTCTTCGTCGTCGAGATGAAGGCCGGGCCTTTCTCCGACGCCGCGATGAGAGGTGCCGAAAAGACGCTCAAGAGCGACCTCTCGCATCTCGTCGGCGAGCCCTACACGCAAGCCACCCGAACGCTGCGGTTCATCCAGGACCATCTTCCGGCGCGCTTCGAGCGGGAGGACGGGACCGAGGCCGTCACGATTAAGTCCCTTGAGCAGTTTCGTTCCGTTTACATGGTGAACGTCACGCTGGCCGACATCGGCCACGTCTCGGCGCGACTCAACTCCGCGAAGGAGATGGGGCTCGTCGATGGCCGCACCTGGCCCTGGTCCGTGTTCATCAACGACCTGCGCGTCATCAGCGAGCTCCTGGAGTCGCCGACGGAGTTCCTGCTCTACCTCGAGCGCCGGCTGGCCCTGAATGAGCTGCCCCAGGTGTCGACCATTGATGAACTGGATTACTTGGCCATGTTCCTGAACGAAGGTCTTTATTACCGGAAAGAGGAGCTCGCGGGGCTGCATCGGTTCTCACCGGTCGGCTACACGGTCCCGATCGAGCGGTACTACAACCACTTGGCCGGGCGCGTCTCCTCGGGAGAAAAGCCGCGCCTGAAGATGTCCGACTGGTATCGCAACCTGATGAGCGAGATCGAAGCCACGGGCGCGCCCAGGCGCTTTCTCGTGTCGACGCTGCTCTTGTCGCTTGACGGCACGGCCCGAGACGAGATCGAAGGGGTCGTTCAGAAATTCGTCGCCGTCACCCGGACTGAAGGCAAGGAGCATACGTTCACACAGGTGATCAAGGAGGCTTCTTCGCTGGTCGTTCTGGTGACCTCGCCAACCGGCGCCATCGATGAAGCGAAGGTGCGGCAGTATACCAACCTCAAGCGCCACCAGACAGGCGTCTCGAGTGCGGTGGTCCTAGTCTTTCGCGCTTCCGACTCGAAGCTCCAGCGGTTTCTTGTGGATGACGCACCGGTCCAGCCGACGGCGCAGCTGGAGCAGAACCTAGAGCATTTCGCCCAAAGGAAATACGGCGCCTACCTCGCCGAACATAAGAGGCCACCGTCGCGCAATGAGCAATGTCCCTGCGGGAGCGGCAAGAAGTTCAAAAAGTGCTGTCTCGGTCGAGTGGCGGGCTAG
- a CDS encoding chondroitinase-B domain-containing protein, producing MFKPVALLLLLASPALARQVNVSSVSQLQTALAGAQAGDELILADGTYAVNANLSCTASGTAQAPITVRAQNRLGALIRFNAVEGFKVSGAYWRFEGLDIQGVCPDDNTCEHAFHVTGRAEHFVLRNSRVRDFNSQLKVNAVQTGSTWEIPHRGLIERNELADTRPRATSNPVTKLNIDTGDGWIVRDNLIRDFHKSSGNLISYGAFMKSGGNNGVFERNLVLCTRDVATGGTRIGLSFGGGGTGNAFCAPNFDANKPCDPEHSGGVMRNNVIANCSDVGIYLNKARSTQVLFNTLVSTSGVDFRFASSTGSAHGNVLAGNLRGREGGTFEAGTNLLNVSSATFSGWYQEPLKGDLTVRGNVSSLIGAAAARAQVVDDFCGRPRPAQGAYTLGALEHSLGDCPGWPTDGGGGASPGEGPSDGGVDGGSPSPGDAGGDSDGGPGEEGPSDEEASDGCGCASSPVGSATLLLMALGLLAFSNPRRPPSRK from the coding sequence ATGTTCAAGCCCGTTGCACTCCTGCTGCTCCTCGCCTCCCCCGCGCTGGCCCGGCAGGTGAATGTCTCCTCGGTGTCCCAGCTCCAGACGGCCCTCGCGGGCGCCCAAGCCGGGGATGAACTCATCCTCGCGGACGGCACCTATGCGGTGAACGCCAACCTGAGCTGCACGGCGAGTGGGACGGCGCAGGCCCCCATCACCGTGCGCGCCCAGAACCGGCTGGGTGCGCTCATCCGCTTCAACGCGGTGGAGGGCTTCAAAGTCTCCGGCGCCTACTGGCGCTTCGAGGGGCTCGACATCCAGGGCGTCTGCCCGGACGACAACACCTGTGAACACGCCTTCCACGTCACGGGCCGCGCCGAGCACTTCGTCCTGCGAAACAGCCGGGTGCGCGACTTCAACTCGCAGCTCAAGGTGAATGCCGTCCAGACCGGAAGCACGTGGGAGATTCCCCACCGTGGACTCATCGAGCGCAACGAGCTGGCCGACACCCGCCCCCGGGCGACGTCCAATCCGGTGACGAAGCTCAACATCGACACGGGCGACGGCTGGATCGTCCGTGACAACCTCATCCGTGACTTCCACAAGAGCTCCGGGAACCTCATCTCCTACGGCGCATTCATGAAGAGCGGGGGCAACAACGGCGTGTTCGAGCGAAACCTCGTGCTGTGCACCCGGGATGTGGCCACCGGCGGCACCCGCATCGGGCTGTCCTTCGGAGGCGGCGGGACGGGCAATGCCTTCTGCGCGCCGAACTTCGATGCCAACAAGCCGTGCGATCCCGAGCACAGCGGCGGCGTGATGCGCAACAACGTCATCGCCAACTGCTCGGACGTCGGCATCTACCTGAACAAGGCCCGCTCCACGCAGGTGCTCTTCAACACCCTCGTGTCCACCTCGGGCGTGGACTTCCGCTTTGCCTCCAGCACGGGCTCCGCGCACGGCAACGTGCTGGCAGGGAACCTGCGCGGCCGGGAGGGCGGCACGTTCGAGGCCGGCACCAACCTGCTCAACGTGAGCTCGGCCACCTTCTCCGGCTGGTACCAGGAGCCGCTGAAGGGAGACCTCACGGTTCGAGGCAACGTGTCCTCGTTGATCGGCGCCGCGGCAGCCCGGGCGCAGGTGGTGGATGACTTCTGCGGCCGGCCCCGTCCGGCCCAGGGCGCGTACACGCTGGGAGCCCTGGAGCACTCCCTCGGGGATTGCCCGGGCTGGCCCACCGATGGGGGCGGCGGCGCGTCTCCCGGCGAGGGGCCCAGCGACGGAGGCGTGGATGGGGGCAGCCCTTCTCCCGGGGACGCGGGGGGAGACAGCGATGGAGGGCCGGGCGAGGAGGGCCCTTCCGATGAGGAGGCCTCCGATGGATGCGGCTGCGCCTCGAGTCCGGTGGGAAGCGCCACGCTCCTTCTCATGGCCTTGGGGCTCCTGGCGTTCTCCAACCCCCGGCGGCCTCCCAGCCGGAAGTAG
- a CDS encoding calmodulin — protein MANPRYFSFMQRPDQEFVFELNDAEKVQQALDILSGKETFKVHVMGRLVKSPKPYNSKWDYHLDPASISFFAMAIEVCDADMGYVQDHLDEAGGAFLPGFFWCPWNSRLTREVTP, from the coding sequence ATGGCCAACCCCCGCTATTTCTCATTCATGCAGCGGCCGGACCAGGAGTTCGTCTTCGAGCTGAACGACGCCGAGAAAGTCCAGCAGGCCCTCGACATCCTCTCGGGAAAGGAGACGTTCAAGGTCCACGTCATGGGCAGGCTCGTGAAGAGCCCGAAGCCCTACAACTCCAAGTGGGACTACCACCTCGATCCCGCCTCCATCAGCTTCTTCGCCATGGCCATTGAAGTGTGCGATGCCGACATGGGCTACGTGCAGGATCATCTGGACGAAGCGGGTGGCGCTTTTCTCCCGGGCTTCTTCTGGTGCCCGTGGAACTCCAGGCTGACGAGGGAAGTCACTCCCTGA
- the trxA gene encoding thioredoxin, with amino-acid sequence MSDPCIHVSAASFDEAVLKAQGPVLVDVWASWCGPCSRLAPLLEELVGEYAGRLTLAKLNIDENRAIARQHGVQRLPTLLLFKAGSVVAVKEGVPSKPQLTEFLAAHL; translated from the coding sequence ATGAGCGATCCGTGTATTCACGTGTCAGCGGCCAGCTTCGATGAGGCCGTGCTGAAGGCGCAGGGCCCGGTGCTGGTTGATGTCTGGGCCAGCTGGTGCGGGCCCTGTTCGCGGCTGGCCCCGCTGCTGGAGGAGCTCGTGGGTGAATACGCGGGCCGGTTGACCCTCGCGAAGCTGAACATCGACGAGAACCGGGCCATCGCACGCCAACATGGTGTCCAGCGCCTCCCAACGCTGCTCCTGTTCAAGGCAGGCAGCGTCGTCGCGGTCAAGGAGGGAGTGCCGTCCAAGCCTCAGCTGACGGAGTTCCTGGCCGCCCACCTGTAG
- a CDS encoding trifunctional serine/threonine-protein kinase/ATP-binding protein/sensor histidine kinase, giving the protein MFSLPGYTLLGAHKSSPTHLLLRAVRDLDGLRLILKTPVAAALGPRERERYRREFSILQRIRDMPGVPHVYGCEQLPDRPVLLLEDVEGQRLSELTAEPLEVGRVLELGISLSSTLAELHRRGIIHKDVKPANIYLAASGETRLIDFGSASFQRVEHVDALLWPHIEGSLEYMSPEQTGRMNRPVDYRTDLYSLGITLYELLTGSLPFHGKDALEWFHAHMAQAPVPPLERVPGLPPVPSAIILKLLAKVAEERYQSAEGLRADLARCRENLRRGVHEEFLPGLQDYSPRFQLPQRLYGRDLPAAALRQALERVSLEGRPELVLVRGYSGIGKSAVVHELHKPVVRQRGLFLHGKFDQFQRDIPYAPLAQAIRGLTQQQLSSTDAELARWREHLLKAWEGEGQVLVDVVPQLELVAGKQPPVPELPAAEALHRFSRVFRRFLGVFATFEHPLVLFLDDLQWADLASLQLLQHLLTHPETPPVLLIGTYRDNEVSPVHPLALMLAELRKTGARMTDLQLEPLSLDDIQRLVADTLPGAGAEIREPLSVLALQKTGGNPFFLLQFLRTLNQDGLLVRTPEGSWRWDAEGVRARGYSDNAVDFMVGTLRQLPAATRHLLRLAACVGNAFPLRILLLLSHREDAAEVEQELEPALQEGLVASSGPEQYRFLHDRIQQAAHALIPEQERQAIHLRIGQLLLASLSPEELQENLFDVVSQLNAGASLLSSPTERHQAARLNREAGTRARAATAFRSAAHYFAMAFQLLPGDPWEVDPELAFQLLLEQARCEFMSGNPGQTHQLLEILQPRAHGRANLATIYRLRSDLLLARGDFQGSFSVLLEGLSLVGMPLPPNPSWEEVLEAQQEVQDLLGERPIASLAGLPRLAEPDMEAVLLLLSELYGSTLVVSPHLLILHLCKLVSLSLRHGNSPASVHAYGNYGVILGGAFQRYHEGYAFGQLARELSERYGSPALKGRALYCLGLLSGWTQPLASSLEAMRQAFQHALQAGDIPIAGFCCPFLVMNRLNLGHALEEVEQEAVVRMDFVRKAGFVVVKDILLFLQGYVRQLRGLSPVFGSLSGDSFNEESFEAGLAFKRSSFIQCWYWLMRMKAHYLSGGFEQARESGERCAALSWSLMGRSLFAEFTFFRALSLAACFERMPPGAQAPALEALRQAQRQFAQWEGNCPENFRAQERILSAELARLTGRQWEALHACEEAIPWARQQGLPQLVGLACELAARLGRARLPLLADAYARQAREAYLGWGALGKVRHLEGQWPGLASATAALESIPGTDSAQLDVLSVVKAQHAISGEIVLDRLADTLLKVAIENAGAQRGALVLLQGGKLSVVADSAALPEPSGADGNEASLPWTLIAYVRRTREHVLLDDATQPHAFLEEGWLARTRARSVLCLPLVRQEEFRGVLYLENSLATHAFTPARLALLGYLASQAAISIENARLYAEVQRAETALRRANDELEKRVEERTGELRKAQAQLLETARSAGMAEVATSVLHNVGNVLTSAIINVEVLHQTVNASRVGRVKQVSTMLQEHQSALADFLTRDSRGTRLPGYLASLANELLREQATLQEGLAGMTKHIEHVRAVVHLQQTFARSTLLIEEWDLSQLVEDALSIQMPALKSHGVSVTRQLASLPKVRVDKHKVLQILINLINNAKDAMAALPGDRRHLLVRLEAKEPMARIQVVDQGVGIAPELHAQLFSQGFTTREGGHGLGLHSSALAARMLGGRLLLESDGPGQGATATLELPLV; this is encoded by the coding sequence ATGTTTTCCCTTCCTGGCTACACGCTCCTCGGAGCCCATAAGTCGTCCCCCACCCACCTGCTGCTCCGCGCGGTCAGGGACCTGGATGGCCTGCGGCTCATCCTGAAGACCCCCGTGGCCGCGGCGCTCGGCCCGCGGGAGCGGGAGCGGTACCGCCGCGAGTTCAGCATCCTTCAGCGGATCCGGGACATGCCGGGCGTGCCGCACGTCTACGGCTGCGAGCAACTCCCCGATCGTCCGGTGTTGCTCCTGGAAGATGTGGAGGGCCAGCGCCTGTCCGAGCTCACGGCAGAGCCCTTGGAGGTGGGACGCGTCCTGGAGCTGGGCATCTCCCTGTCCTCCACGCTCGCGGAGCTTCACCGCCGCGGCATCATCCACAAGGACGTCAAGCCCGCCAACATCTACCTGGCCGCCTCGGGAGAGACGCGCCTCATCGACTTCGGCAGCGCCAGCTTCCAGCGCGTCGAGCACGTGGATGCGCTCCTCTGGCCGCACATCGAAGGGTCCCTGGAGTACATGTCTCCCGAGCAGACCGGGCGCATGAACCGCCCGGTGGACTACCGCACGGACCTGTACTCGCTGGGCATCACCCTCTACGAGCTGCTCACCGGCAGCCTGCCGTTCCACGGGAAGGACGCGCTCGAGTGGTTCCACGCGCACATGGCGCAGGCCCCGGTCCCCCCCCTGGAGCGGGTGCCGGGCCTGCCGCCGGTGCCGTCCGCCATCATCCTGAAGCTTCTGGCCAAGGTGGCCGAGGAGCGCTACCAGAGCGCCGAGGGACTGAGGGCGGACCTCGCGCGGTGCCGGGAGAACCTGCGCCGGGGCGTGCACGAGGAGTTCCTGCCGGGCCTGCAGGACTATTCGCCACGCTTCCAGCTTCCCCAGCGGCTCTATGGGCGTGACCTGCCCGCCGCCGCCTTGCGGCAGGCGCTCGAGCGGGTCTCCCTCGAAGGCCGGCCGGAGCTTGTCCTGGTGCGAGGCTACTCCGGCATCGGCAAGTCCGCGGTGGTGCACGAGCTGCACAAGCCCGTGGTCCGCCAGCGCGGCCTCTTCCTCCACGGCAAGTTCGATCAGTTCCAGCGGGACATTCCGTACGCGCCCCTGGCCCAGGCCATCCGCGGGCTGACACAGCAGCAACTGTCCAGCACGGACGCGGAGCTGGCGCGCTGGCGCGAGCACCTGCTGAAGGCGTGGGAAGGCGAGGGCCAGGTTCTCGTCGACGTGGTGCCCCAGCTGGAGCTCGTCGCCGGCAAGCAGCCACCTGTCCCCGAGCTGCCAGCCGCCGAGGCGCTGCACCGCTTCAGCCGCGTGTTCCGCAGGTTCCTCGGCGTCTTCGCCACCTTCGAGCACCCACTCGTCCTCTTCCTGGATGATCTCCAGTGGGCGGATCTGGCCAGCCTTCAGCTGCTCCAGCACCTGCTCACCCACCCGGAGACACCTCCGGTGCTGCTGATTGGAACCTACCGGGACAACGAGGTGAGCCCCGTCCACCCGCTGGCGCTCATGCTTGCAGAGCTGCGCAAGACGGGCGCGCGGATGACGGATCTACAACTCGAGCCTCTGAGCCTCGACGACATCCAGCGGCTGGTGGCCGATACGCTGCCCGGCGCCGGCGCGGAGATTCGTGAGCCGCTCTCGGTGCTGGCCCTGCAGAAGACGGGCGGCAACCCGTTCTTCCTGCTCCAGTTCCTGCGCACGCTCAACCAGGACGGGCTCCTGGTGCGCACGCCCGAGGGCTCGTGGCGCTGGGATGCCGAGGGCGTCCGGGCCCGGGGCTACTCCGACAACGCCGTCGACTTCATGGTGGGCACCCTGCGCCAGCTGCCCGCCGCCACGCGGCACCTGCTGCGGCTGGCGGCCTGCGTGGGCAACGCGTTCCCCTTGCGGATCCTGCTGCTGCTCTCACACCGGGAGGACGCCGCGGAGGTGGAGCAGGAGCTGGAGCCCGCGCTCCAGGAAGGCCTGGTGGCGAGCAGCGGCCCAGAGCAGTACCGCTTCCTCCACGATCGCATCCAGCAGGCGGCGCACGCCCTCATCCCCGAGCAGGAGCGCCAGGCCATCCACCTGCGCATCGGCCAGCTGCTGCTGGCGAGCCTGTCTCCCGAAGAGCTGCAGGAGAACCTCTTCGACGTGGTGAGCCAGCTCAACGCCGGGGCCAGCTTGCTCTCCAGCCCCACCGAGCGCCACCAGGCCGCGCGTCTCAACCGCGAGGCGGGCACCCGGGCCCGGGCCGCGACCGCGTTCCGCTCGGCCGCCCACTACTTCGCCATGGCCTTCCAGCTGCTCCCCGGAGATCCCTGGGAGGTGGACCCCGAGCTGGCCTTCCAGCTCCTGCTGGAGCAGGCGCGCTGCGAGTTCATGAGCGGCAACCCCGGGCAGACGCACCAGCTGCTGGAGATCCTCCAGCCGCGGGCCCACGGCCGCGCGAACCTGGCGACGATCTACCGGCTCCGGAGCGACCTCCTCCTGGCCCGGGGCGACTTCCAGGGCTCTTTCTCCGTCCTGCTGGAGGGCCTGTCCCTCGTGGGCATGCCGCTGCCGCCGAATCCCTCCTGGGAGGAGGTGCTCGAGGCCCAGCAGGAGGTGCAGGACCTTCTGGGGGAGCGTCCCATCGCGAGCCTCGCCGGGCTGCCGCGCCTGGCCGAGCCGGACATGGAGGCGGTGCTCCTGCTCCTGAGTGAGCTGTATGGCTCCACGCTCGTGGTGAGCCCCCACTTGCTCATCCTGCACCTGTGCAAGCTCGTCTCCCTCAGCCTGCGCCATGGCAACTCCCCCGCGTCCGTCCATGCTTACGGCAACTATGGGGTGATCCTGGGCGGGGCCTTCCAGCGCTACCACGAGGGCTACGCCTTCGGGCAGCTCGCCCGCGAGCTCTCGGAGCGCTACGGGTCTCCCGCCCTCAAGGGCCGGGCGCTCTACTGCCTGGGCCTGCTCAGCGGCTGGACCCAGCCGCTCGCCTCTTCGCTGGAGGCCATGCGCCAGGCCTTCCAGCACGCGCTCCAGGCCGGAGACATCCCCATCGCGGGGTTCTGCTGCCCCTTCCTCGTCATGAATCGCCTGAACCTGGGGCACGCGCTGGAGGAAGTCGAGCAGGAGGCGGTGGTGCGCATGGACTTCGTGCGCAAGGCCGGTTTCGTGGTGGTGAAGGACATCCTCCTGTTCCTCCAGGGCTATGTGCGGCAGCTGCGCGGCCTGTCCCCCGTGTTCGGCTCCCTGAGCGGCGACAGCTTCAACGAGGAGTCCTTCGAGGCCGGGCTGGCCTTCAAACGCAGCAGCTTCATCCAGTGTTGGTACTGGCTCATGCGGATGAAGGCGCACTACCTGAGCGGCGGCTTCGAGCAGGCACGCGAATCCGGCGAGCGGTGTGCCGCGCTGAGCTGGAGCCTGATGGGCCGCTCCCTGTTCGCGGAGTTCACCTTCTTCCGCGCCCTGAGCCTGGCCGCCTGCTTCGAGCGGATGCCGCCCGGAGCGCAGGCCCCGGCGCTTGAGGCCCTCCGGCAAGCCCAGCGGCAGTTCGCACAGTGGGAGGGGAACTGCCCGGAGAACTTCCGCGCGCAGGAGCGGATCCTCTCCGCGGAGCTGGCCCGGCTCACGGGCCGTCAGTGGGAGGCCCTCCACGCCTGTGAGGAGGCCATCCCCTGGGCTCGCCAACAAGGCCTTCCCCAGCTGGTGGGGCTCGCGTGCGAGCTGGCCGCCCGCCTGGGACGCGCGAGGCTGCCCCTGCTCGCGGACGCCTATGCGCGCCAGGCCCGCGAGGCCTACCTGGGCTGGGGGGCCCTGGGGAAGGTGCGGCACCTGGAGGGGCAGTGGCCCGGACTGGCCTCCGCCACGGCGGCCCTGGAGTCCATCCCCGGCACGGACTCGGCGCAGCTCGACGTGCTCTCCGTGGTGAAGGCGCAGCACGCCATCTCCGGGGAGATCGTCCTCGACCGGCTGGCGGACACGCTGCTCAAGGTGGCCATCGAGAATGCCGGAGCACAGCGGGGAGCCCTGGTGCTCCTCCAGGGCGGTAAGCTGTCGGTGGTGGCGGACTCGGCCGCCCTACCGGAACCCTCCGGGGCCGACGGGAACGAGGCAAGCCTGCCCTGGACGCTCATCGCCTACGTCCGGCGCACCCGGGAGCACGTGCTCCTCGATGATGCCACTCAGCCCCACGCGTTCTTGGAGGAGGGGTGGCTCGCGCGCACGCGGGCCCGCTCGGTGCTCTGCCTCCCGCTGGTGCGGCAGGAGGAGTTCCGCGGGGTGCTCTACCTGGAGAACAGCCTCGCCACCCACGCCTTCACGCCCGCGCGGCTCGCGCTGCTGGGGTACCTGGCCTCCCAGGCGGCCATCTCCATCGAGAACGCGCGGCTGTACGCGGAGGTGCAGCGGGCCGAGACGGCCCTGCGCCGCGCCAACGACGAGCTGGAGAAGCGGGTGGAGGAGCGCACGGGGGAGCTGAGAAAAGCCCAGGCGCAGTTGTTGGAGACGGCGCGCTCCGCGGGCATGGCCGAGGTGGCCACCAGTGTGCTCCACAACGTGGGCAACGTGCTGACCAGCGCCATCATCAACGTCGAGGTGCTCCACCAGACGGTGAACGCCTCCCGCGTGGGACGCGTGAAGCAGGTCTCCACCATGCTCCAGGAGCACCAAAGCGCCCTGGCGGACTTCCTGACGCGGGATTCACGCGGCACCCGGCTGCCGGGATACCTGGCGAGCCTGGCCAACGAGCTGCTCCGGGAGCAGGCCACGCTGCAGGAAGGGCTGGCTGGGATGACCAAGCACATCGAACACGTGCGGGCCGTTGTCCATTTGCAGCAGACCTTCGCCCGGAGCACGCTCCTCATCGAAGAGTGGGATCTCTCGCAGCTCGTCGAGGACGCCTTGAGCATCCAGATGCCCGCGCTCAAGAGCCACGGCGTCTCCGTGACCCGGCAGCTCGCGTCACTGCCCAAGGTCCGGGTGGACAAGCACAAGGTGCTGCAGATCCTGATCAACCTCATCAACAACGCCAAGGACGCCATGGCCGCGTTGCCCGGTGACCGCCGGCACCTGCTCGTGCGGCTCGAGGCGAAGGAACCCATGGCGCGCATCCAGGTGGTGGACCAGGGCGTGGGCATCGCGCCGGAGCTCCACGCCCAGCTCTTCTCCCAGGGCTTCACCACGCGCGAGGGGGGCCATGGCCTGGGCCTGCACTCCAGCGCGCTGGCGGCGCGGATGCTGGGCGGGCGCCTCCTGCTGGAGAGCGATGGACCGGGCCAGGGCGCCACGGCGACGCTGGAGCTGCCCCTGGTTTAG